One part of the Ziziphus jujuba cultivar Dongzao chromosome 2, ASM3175591v1 genome encodes these proteins:
- the LOC132800574 gene encoding probable S-adenosylmethionine carrier 2, chloroplastic: MIFLHNVSLLWFFGRYGSTLARDVPFAGLMVVFYEALKDLTEYGKQKWSTNSNFHVSSSLEGLVLGGLAGGFSAYLTTPLDVVKTRLQVQGSTLRYNGWFDTIRQIWKTEGTKGMFRGSIPRVTWYVPASALTFMAVEFLRDQFNEGLNHDDAQEVARLSVEKKGSSLPKVA, encoded by the exons ATGATTTTCTTGCATAATGTTAGTTTGTTATGGTTTTTTGGCAGATATGGGTCGACACTTGCAAGGGATGTACCTTTTGCTGGTCTCATg GTTGTGTTTTATGAAGCCTTGAAAGACTTGACAGAGTATGGGAAGCAAAAATGGAGTACCAATTCAAATTTCCATGTCAGTAGTTCCCTGGAGGGACTTGTATTAGGAGGATTAGCTGGAG GATTTAGTGCATATCTAACGACTCCCTTAGATGTTGTCAAAACACGATTGCAAGTGCAGGGGTCTACTTTGAG GTATAATGGGTGGTTTGATACAATTCGTCAAATATGGAAGACTGAAGGCACAAAGGGAATGTTTAGAGGTAGCATCCCTAGAGTTACATGGTATGTTCCTGCTTCCGCTCTCACTTTCATGGCTGTAGAATTTCTCAGAGACCAGTTCAATGAAGGATTGAATCATGATGATGCACAAGAAGTAGCTCGCTTATCAGTGGAGAAAAAAGGATCATCTTTACCAAAGGTAGCTTAG